In Halobaculum rubrum, the following are encoded in one genomic region:
- a CDS encoding non-histone chromosomal MC1 family protein, with amino-acid sequence MVREDGKRNFALREGDGTEESVFSGNTPRQAALKAARRLEPASSEDAAERVELRLREKGTDKVHIYEGWSWRESAPDNKPDWMPDEITEANVSKNGIEHLES; translated from the coding sequence ATGGTACGTGAGGACGGTAAGCGGAACTTCGCGCTGCGCGAGGGTGACGGCACCGAGGAGAGCGTCTTCTCCGGCAACACGCCGCGACAGGCGGCGCTGAAAGCCGCCCGGCGGCTCGAACCGGCGAGCTCCGAGGACGCGGCCGAACGTGTCGAGCTCCGGCTCCGAGAGAAGGGGACCGACAAGGTCCACATATACGAGGGATGGTCTTGGCGAGAGTCCGCGCCGGACAACAAGCCCGACTGGATGCCCGACGAGATCACCGAAGCCAACGTGTCCAAGAACGGCATCGAACACCTCGAGAGCTGA
- a CDS encoding quinone-dependent dihydroorotate dehydrogenase — MRAYDIAKPALYAFPAETAHETIQRLLRAVQGTSIQSFLRDRYAVGDERLETDAFGVEFPTPVGVAAGFDKNARVPRALAALGFGHVEVGGVTAERQPGNPRPRMFRLREDEAIVNRMGFNNEGADVVGDRLDREPAPDVPLGVNVGKSKSTPLEDAADDYLYTYERVGAHADYVAVNVSSPNTPGLRSLQNRESLERILGTLSDAGADPLLVKFSPDLPEPAVEEALAVVDDLGLDGVIATNTTTERPESLRSPQRAERGGLSGKPIEARATSMVRFIAERTDVPVVGVGGVSDAAGAYAKIRNGASLVQLYTGLVYEGPSVARDINEGLLELLERDGFDSVADAVGADL, encoded by the coding sequence ATGAGGGCATACGATATCGCGAAGCCGGCGCTGTACGCATTTCCCGCCGAAACCGCCCACGAGACTATCCAGCGACTGTTGCGCGCCGTCCAAGGGACGTCGATCCAGTCGTTCCTCCGCGACCGATACGCCGTCGGCGACGAGCGACTGGAGACGGACGCGTTCGGCGTCGAGTTTCCGACGCCGGTGGGCGTCGCCGCCGGCTTCGACAAGAACGCCCGCGTCCCCCGCGCGCTGGCCGCGCTCGGCTTCGGTCACGTCGAGGTCGGCGGCGTCACTGCGGAACGCCAGCCCGGAAACCCGCGTCCGCGGATGTTCCGCCTGCGCGAGGACGAGGCCATCGTCAACCGCATGGGGTTCAACAACGAGGGCGCCGACGTCGTGGGCGACCGTCTCGACCGCGAGCCCGCACCCGACGTCCCCCTCGGCGTCAACGTCGGCAAGTCGAAATCCACCCCCCTGGAGGACGCCGCCGACGACTACCTGTACACGTACGAGCGTGTGGGCGCACACGCGGACTACGTCGCGGTCAACGTCTCGTCGCCGAACACGCCCGGCCTGCGCTCGCTCCAGAACCGCGAGTCGTTGGAGCGGATCCTCGGGACCCTCTCGGACGCCGGCGCCGACCCGCTCCTCGTGAAGTTCTCTCCGGACCTCCCCGAACCCGCCGTCGAGGAGGCGCTCGCCGTCGTCGACGACCTCGGTCTCGACGGCGTCATCGCGACGAACACCACGACCGAACGGCCCGAGAGCCTCCGGAGCCCCCAACGGGCCGAACGCGGCGGGCTTTCGGGCAAGCCGATCGAAGCACGCGCGACGAGCATGGTCAGATTCATCGCGGAGCGGACGGACGTACCGGTGGTCGGGGTCGGCGGCGTCTCGGACGCCGCGGGCGCGTACGCGAAGATCCGGAACGGCGCGAGCCTCGTCCAGTTGTACACCGGCCTCGTCTACGAGGGGCCGAGCGTCGCCCGCGACATCAACGAGGGACTGCTGGAACTGCTCGAACGGGACGGCTTCGACTCCGTCGCCGACGCGGTCGGCGCGGACCTGTAG
- a CDS encoding valine--tRNA ligase encodes MPSGDYDPETTEPEWQRRWVDQETYAYDEEAATDPNTVFSIDSPPPTVSGDLHMGHLYGFTLQDFVARFERMNGETTFFPFGYDDNGIASERLTEDELDIRHQDFERREFQRKCREVCADYEAQFTENIQGLGVSVDWNHTYQTIEPRTQRISQLSFIDLYEQGREYREKAPAIWCPECETAISQVETEDDEQDSHFHDIAFDVSGSDETFTISTTRPELLPACVAVFVHPDDDDNQHLVGESAEIPLFGHEVPILADESVDMETGSGIVMCCTFGDQNDIEWYQIHDLDLRVAIDESGHMTEVAEGYEGMHSTEAGEAIVEDLDDAGALLDRRAITHTVNVHERCGTSVEFLVTEQWYIRMLDKADEYLEAGREMEWFPEKMFTRYKHWVEGLQWDWLISRQRSSGIPFPVWYCGDCDEEIIAEKADLPVDPLSDDPPVDACPACGHDEFDPEDDVLDTWATSSLTPLINAGWDWDGEAEEYTMEHPELYRFDMRPQGHDIISFWLFHTVVKCYEHTGEVPFEQTLINGMVLDENREAMSKSKGNVVLPREVLAEYPVDAARFWAAGSAIGDDLPYNEKGLRAGEKLLQKLWNASKLVESLVGAGPSPAESRTESGGTSRETRPDLAHEDLRELDRWLLAELDDLTETLTEHLENRAFSKARDDLRGFFWHTFCDDYLEVAKTRVREAEDDDPAARYTLSVAHERFLKLFAPMLAHVTEELWQDMYAEERAGDDFDSIHLRDWPEPLGVEADHEAGVAAMSVVGALRRYKSERGLPLNAELDRVEVYGEGDLAAFAGDVRGVMNVDELAVLDEEPEIESVTVGIDLDYAQVGPQYGERVGDIEAALAREDYEIADGELHVAGETLGADLFAVERERRYSGTGELLQPEDAVVIVHDGE; translated from the coding sequence ATGCCCAGTGGGGACTACGACCCGGAGACCACAGAGCCCGAGTGGCAGCGGCGCTGGGTCGACCAGGAGACGTACGCGTACGACGAGGAGGCCGCGACCGACCCGAACACCGTCTTCTCCATCGACTCCCCGCCGCCGACGGTATCGGGGGACCTCCACATGGGCCACCTGTACGGGTTCACCCTGCAGGACTTCGTCGCTCGCTTCGAGCGCATGAACGGAGAGACGACGTTCTTCCCGTTCGGCTACGACGACAACGGCATCGCCTCCGAGCGACTCACCGAGGACGAACTCGACATCCGGCATCAGGACTTCGAGCGTCGCGAGTTCCAGCGCAAGTGCCGCGAGGTGTGCGCCGACTACGAGGCACAGTTCACCGAGAACATCCAGGGGCTGGGCGTCTCGGTCGACTGGAACCACACCTACCAGACCATCGAGCCGCGCACCCAGCGCATCTCGCAGCTCTCCTTCATCGACCTGTACGAGCAGGGCCGCGAGTACCGCGAGAAGGCGCCCGCGATCTGGTGTCCCGAGTGCGAGACCGCCATCTCGCAGGTCGAGACCGAGGACGACGAGCAGGACAGCCACTTCCACGACATCGCCTTCGACGTGTCCGGGAGCGACGAGACGTTCACCATCTCCACCACTCGCCCCGAACTCCTCCCCGCGTGTGTCGCCGTCTTCGTCCACCCGGACGACGACGACAACCAACACCTCGTCGGCGAGTCCGCCGAGATCCCGCTGTTCGGCCACGAGGTCCCGATCCTCGCCGACGAGAGCGTCGATATGGAGACCGGCTCGGGGATCGTCATGTGCTGTACGTTCGGCGACCAAAACGACATCGAGTGGTACCAGATACACGATCTCGACCTGCGCGTCGCCATCGACGAGTCCGGCCACATGACCGAGGTCGCCGAGGGGTACGAGGGGATGCACTCGACGGAGGCCGGGGAGGCCATCGTCGAGGATCTCGACGACGCGGGCGCGCTGCTTGACCGCCGCGCCATCACCCACACCGTCAACGTCCACGAGCGCTGTGGCACGAGCGTCGAGTTCCTCGTCACCGAGCAGTGGTACATCCGGATGCTCGACAAGGCCGACGAGTACCTCGAGGCGGGTCGGGAGATGGAGTGGTTCCCGGAGAAGATGTTCACCCGGTACAAACACTGGGTCGAGGGGCTGCAGTGGGACTGGCTCATCTCCCGACAGCGCTCCTCGGGCATCCCGTTCCCGGTGTGGTACTGCGGCGACTGCGACGAGGAGATCATCGCCGAGAAGGCCGACCTCCCGGTCGACCCGCTATCCGACGACCCGCCGGTCGACGCCTGTCCGGCGTGCGGCCACGACGAGTTCGACCCCGAGGACGACGTGCTGGACACGTGGGCCACCTCCAGCCTGACACCGCTCATCAACGCCGGCTGGGACTGGGACGGGGAGGCGGAGGAGTACACGATGGAGCACCCGGAGCTGTACCGCTTCGACATGCGCCCGCAGGGCCACGACATCATCAGCTTCTGGCTGTTCCACACCGTCGTCAAGTGTTACGAGCACACCGGCGAGGTGCCGTTCGAGCAGACGCTGATCAACGGGATGGTCCTCGACGAGAACCGCGAGGCGATGTCCAAATCGAAGGGGAACGTCGTCCTTCCGCGGGAGGTGCTCGCGGAGTACCCCGTCGACGCCGCTCGCTTCTGGGCCGCCGGATCGGCCATCGGCGACGACCTCCCGTACAACGAGAAAGGGCTGCGCGCGGGCGAGAAGCTCCTCCAGAAGTTGTGGAACGCATCGAAGCTCGTGGAGTCCCTGGTCGGCGCGGGGCCCAGCCCCGCGGAGAGCCGGACGGAGTCCGGCGGAACCTCCCGCGAGACCCGTCCCGACCTCGCCCACGAGGACCTCCGGGAACTGGATCGCTGGCTGCTCGCGGAACTGGACGACCTCACCGAGACGCTCACCGAGCACCTCGAGAACCGGGCGTTCTCGAAGGCCCGCGACGACCTTCGAGGGTTCTTCTGGCACACGTTCTGTGACGACTACCTCGAGGTCGCCAAGACGCGCGTCCGGGAGGCCGAGGACGACGACCCGGCCGCCCGGTACACGCTGTCCGTCGCCCACGAGCGCTTCCTGAAGCTGTTCGCCCCGATGCTCGCGCACGTCACCGAGGAACTGTGGCAGGACATGTACGCCGAGGAGCGCGCGGGCGACGACTTCGACTCGATCCACCTGCGCGACTGGCCTGAACCGCTGGGCGTCGAGGCCGACCACGAGGCCGGCGTCGCGGCGATGTCCGTCGTCGGGGCGCTGCGTCGGTACAAGAGCGAGCGCGGGCTCCCGCTCAACGCCGAATTGGATCGCGTCGAGGTGTACGGCGAGGGCGATCTCGCGGCGTTCGCCGGCGACGTCCGCGGCGTGATGAACGTCGACGAACTCGCCGTCCTCGACGAGGAGCCCGAGATCGAGTCGGTGACCGTCGGCATCGACCTCGACTACGCGCAGGTCGGACCCCAGTACGGCGAGCGGGTCGGCGACATCGAGGCCGCGCTCGCGCGGGAAGACTACGAGATCGCCGACGGCGAGTTGCACGTCGCCGGCGAGACGCTCGGCGCGGACCTGTTCGCGGTCGAGCGCGAGCGGCGCTACTCCGGCACCGGGGAACTGCTCCAGCCGGAGGACGCGGTCGTCATCGTTCACGACGGGGAGTAG
- a CDS encoding SDR family NAD(P)-dependent oxidoreductase: MTTAVIAGVGPGLGESIARRFAAEGCDIGLLARSGGYLEELAGDLPTDAVGAETNLCDSAEVAAAFDRVRDELGPVDVLVNHASAASWTGLRDTSLDAFDRAYEVGPRADFLCSQAAVRDMLDEDRPADERGGTIVFTGATTSVRGREGAVGFSMAKFGSRGLAESMARELGPEGVHVAHVVIDGGILGPEVETDTPEEHLDPDAIADSYWHLVQQDRSAWTLELDLRPHVEEF, from the coding sequence ATGACCACGGCAGTCATCGCGGGCGTCGGACCGGGACTGGGCGAGTCGATCGCGCGGCGCTTCGCCGCCGAAGGGTGCGATATCGGGCTGCTCGCGCGCAGCGGCGGGTATCTCGAGGAGTTGGCCGGGGACCTCCCGACGGACGCGGTCGGCGCCGAAACCAACCTGTGTGACTCGGCCGAGGTCGCGGCCGCCTTCGACCGCGTCCGCGACGAACTCGGTCCCGTCGACGTGCTCGTGAACCACGCCAGCGCCGCCTCCTGGACGGGACTACGGGACACCTCGCTGGACGCGTTCGACCGCGCCTACGAGGTCGGCCCGCGCGCGGACTTCCTGTGTTCGCAGGCGGCCGTCCGCGACATGCTCGACGAGGACCGCCCTGCCGACGAGCGCGGCGGAACGATCGTCTTCACGGGCGCGACCACGTCCGTGCGCGGGCGCGAGGGCGCGGTCGGGTTCTCGATGGCGAAGTTCGGCTCCCGCGGCCTCGCGGAGTCGATGGCCAGAGAGCTCGGCCCCGAGGGCGTCCACGTCGCCCACGTCGTGATCGACGGCGGCATCCTCGGCCCCGAGGTGGAGACGGACACGCCCGAGGAGCATCTCGACCCGGACGCGATCGCCGACAGCTACTGGCACCTCGTACAGCAGGACCGTAGCGCGTGGACGCTGGAGCTGGATCTCCGGCCGCACGTCGAGGAGTTCTAA
- a CDS encoding DEAD/DEAH box helicase, translating into MKVADAVPEFADAFGFEEFNRMQREALPAILERDDNVVAAAPTASGKTALAELAICETLKQGGTALFIAPLRALTNEKEAEWERFEDLGYSVYVVTGERDLNPRRAERADILVMTPEKTDSATRKHESARYDFINDVDCCVIDEVHLLDSDKRGAVLEVTVSRLRRICDPRVVALSATMPNVGDVAEWLDAPPETTFQFGDDYRPVDLETGVKTYTHGDNSFADKYRRLYRALDLAEPHIREEGQALVFVSSRQDTVMAAKKARDEIGERDLEMGARGDYDFHTAAEELDNDTLRHSVVDGVAFHHAGLSKNDKDRVERWFKEGKIQLLFSTSTLAWGVNLPARCVVIRDTKYHDPLEGEVDISELDVLQMLGRAGRPGYDDVGYGWVVCDRSDADKYRSLLREGKEIESRLAEDLDSHLNAEIALGTISGLDDVMSWLETTFYYVRAETKPDAYDFEGVRDRVRDTLDSLVDRGFVETDDQLGVAATTLGRLASKYYLRMETAERFAELGEREAIDEGAVLNTVASADEFDSASSRSSEADAVARVLSDVDTDLEGGNRKVLAILHAAVRGSMPSDLRSDAWIIRQNALRLLAALREFADAVAGPRAANLVRRVEARVEHGVTREAVGLTAIEGVGEGRAESLSAGGLTTPADVIAAGTERLTRAGLSEGVAERVVRQAEDLPNAVVEWGAFPDSIGVGDNEMVEVTVRNVGGSARAGIRVTANGVEMTEKTLYLSDETTVPVGVFGAPGEAEMRYEVEVVYPELPLLPEADSRIVRVD; encoded by the coding sequence ATGAAAGTCGCAGACGCCGTCCCAGAGTTCGCCGACGCGTTCGGCTTCGAGGAGTTCAACCGCATGCAGCGGGAGGCGCTGCCGGCCATCCTCGAGCGCGACGACAACGTCGTCGCCGCCGCGCCGACCGCCTCCGGCAAGACCGCGCTCGCGGAACTCGCGATCTGCGAGACGCTGAAGCAGGGCGGCACCGCGCTGTTCATCGCCCCGCTTCGCGCGCTCACCAACGAGAAGGAGGCCGAGTGGGAGCGCTTCGAGGATCTGGGCTACTCCGTGTACGTCGTCACCGGCGAGCGCGACCTCAACCCCCGCCGCGCCGAGCGCGCCGACATCCTCGTGATGACGCCCGAGAAGACCGACTCGGCGACGCGCAAACACGAATCGGCCCGCTACGACTTCATCAACGACGTGGACTGCTGTGTCATCGACGAGGTCCACCTGCTCGACTCCGACAAGCGCGGCGCCGTCCTCGAAGTCACGGTCTCCCGCCTGCGCCGCATCTGTGACCCCCGCGTCGTCGCGCTGTCGGCGACGATGCCCAACGTCGGCGACGTGGCCGAATGGCTCGATGCCCCGCCCGAGACCACCTTCCAGTTCGGCGACGACTACCGCCCGGTCGATCTGGAGACCGGCGTGAAGACGTACACCCACGGCGACAACTCCTTCGCGGACAAGTACCGCCGGCTGTACCGCGCGCTCGATCTCGCGGAGCCGCACATCCGCGAGGAGGGGCAGGCGCTGGTGTTCGTCTCCTCCCGACAGGACACCGTCATGGCCGCCAAGAAGGCCCGCGACGAGATCGGCGAGCGCGACCTCGAGATGGGCGCGCGCGGCGACTACGACTTCCACACCGCGGCCGAGGAACTGGACAACGACACCCTCCGACACTCGGTGGTCGACGGCGTCGCGTTCCACCACGCGGGGCTCTCGAAGAACGATAAGGACCGCGTCGAACGGTGGTTCAAGGAGGGGAAGATCCAGCTGCTCTTCTCCACCTCGACGCTCGCGTGGGGCGTCAACCTCCCCGCCCGCTGCGTCGTCATCCGGGACACGAAGTACCACGACCCCCTGGAGGGAGAAGTCGACATCAGCGAGTTGGACGTGCTCCAGATGCTCGGCCGCGCCGGGCGGCCGGGGTACGATGACGTGGGGTACGGCTGGGTCGTCTGCGACCGCTCCGACGCCGACAAGTACCGGAGCCTGTTGCGGGAGGGCAAAGAGATCGAGTCCCGGCTCGCGGAGGACCTCGACTCGCATCTGAACGCCGAGATCGCGCTGGGCACCATCTCCGGGCTCGACGACGTGATGTCGTGGCTGGAGACGACGTTCTACTACGTGCGCGCGGAGACGAAGCCGGACGCGTACGACTTCGAGGGCGTCCGCGACCGCGTGCGCGACACCCTCGACTCGCTGGTCGATCGGGGGTTCGTCGAGACCGACGACCAGCTCGGGGTGGCGGCGACCACGCTCGGTCGACTGGCCTCGAAGTACTACCTCCGGATGGAGACGGCCGAGCGGTTCGCCGAGCTCGGCGAGCGGGAGGCGATCGACGAGGGGGCCGTTCTGAACACCGTCGCCTCGGCGGACGAATTCGACTCCGCCTCCTCGCGCTCCTCGGAGGCCGACGCCGTCGCCCGCGTGCTCTCGGACGTGGACACCGACCTGGAGGGCGGCAACCGGAAGGTGCTCGCGATCCTCCACGCGGCGGTCCGCGGGTCGATGCCGTCCGATCTCCGATCCGACGCGTGGATCATCCGGCAGAACGCGCTGCGCCTGCTCGCGGCGCTGCGGGAGTTCGCCGACGCCGTCGCCGGCCCGCGCGCGGCGAACCTCGTGCGTCGCGTTGAGGCGCGGGTCGAACACGGCGTCACGCGCGAGGCGGTCGGCCTCACCGCCATCGAGGGCGTCGGCGAGGGACGCGCGGAGTCGCTGTCGGCGGGCGGGCTCACCACCCCCGCGGACGTGATCGCCGCCGGGACCGAGCGGCTCACCCGCGCGGGCCTCTCGGAGGGAGTCGCCGAGCGCGTGGTACGGCAGGCGGAGGACCTCCCGAACGCGGTCGTCGAGTGGGGCGCGTTCCCCGACTCGATCGGCGTCGGCGACAACGAGATGGTGGAGGTCACGGTGCGGAACGTCGGCGGCAGCGCCCGCGCCGGGATCCGCGTCACCGCCAACGGCGTCGAGATGACCGAGAAGACGCTCTACCTCAGCGACGAGACGACCGTCCCCGTCGGGGTGTTCGGCGCGCCCGGCGAGGCGGAGATGCGCTACGAGGTGGAGGTCGTCTACCCCGAGTTGCCGTTGCTCCCGGAGGCGGACTCGCGGATCGTCCGCGTCGACTGA
- a CDS encoding HAD family hydrolase has protein sequence MDGVLVDSEDYWHVAEREEILPRVIADDSPTPELDEVTGMYYGEIYDYLVEHYEVAVDKDEFMALYEETATSIYGERVELLDGAREFVDDLRDGGVPVALVSSSPRDWIEAVLDRFGLAFDLIAPAEEFDGPGKPEPGLYEEAIRDLGGSVDRAVAIEDSENGVLAAARSGAYTIAVRDDHNADTDLSAADQVVDRDDPEALFASVRQSTRTIRESASGSNGNSG, from the coding sequence ATGGACGGCGTCCTCGTCGACTCCGAGGACTACTGGCACGTCGCCGAACGCGAGGAGATCCTGCCTCGCGTGATCGCTGATGACTCTCCCACCCCCGAACTCGACGAGGTGACGGGGATGTACTACGGCGAGATCTACGACTACCTCGTCGAGCACTACGAGGTGGCCGTGGACAAGGACGAGTTCATGGCGCTGTACGAGGAGACGGCGACGTCGATCTACGGCGAGCGCGTCGAACTCCTCGACGGCGCCCGGGAGTTCGTCGACGACCTCCGCGACGGCGGGGTCCCCGTCGCGCTCGTCTCGTCGTCGCCCCGCGACTGGATCGAGGCGGTCCTCGATCGGTTCGGTCTCGCCTTCGATCTGATCGCGCCCGCCGAGGAGTTCGACGGCCCGGGCAAGCCCGAGCCGGGACTGTACGAGGAGGCGATCCGCGATCTGGGCGGGTCGGTCGACCGCGCGGTCGCGATCGAGGACTCGGAGAACGGGGTGCTCGCGGCCGCTCGATCCGGCGCGTACACGATCGCCGTCCGCGACGATCATAACGCAGACACCGACCTCTCGGCGGCGGATCAGGTGGTCGACCGTGACGACCCGGAGGCGCTGTTCGCGTCGGTCCGTCAGTCGACGCGGACGATCCGCGAGTCCGCCTCCGGGAGCAACGGCAACTCGGGGTAG
- a CDS encoding topoisomerase DNA-binding C4 zinc finger domain-containing protein, whose protein sequence is MPATSTVLAGDCTTRFETTTGDTRTQRGRVVVLAKPDRTLLVHDRSGYQPVAWLTRPDSLTVEADDDGFAVTAHDAGRTLSVRSHDAGEVVELPVGDAGVPVGECPDLDCGAALVRAGGDVVCLGCDEGYGLPSGATVHDDDTCDDCGLPLMTVERGESLRLCIDYACDSMTDAVRETLDRRFDCPDCDRDLRVREHRGRAFLGCDGYPDCETAFSVPAGVFAGECTCGLPRFETATGVRCLDGTCELDRPADPDHNP, encoded by the coding sequence ATGCCAGCGACCTCCACCGTCCTCGCGGGCGACTGCACGACGCGGTTCGAGACGACGACCGGCGACACGCGCACGCAACGGGGGCGCGTCGTCGTCCTCGCGAAACCCGACCGCACGCTCTTAGTCCACGACCGCTCGGGCTACCAGCCGGTCGCGTGGCTCACGCGCCCCGACTCGCTCACCGTCGAGGCCGACGACGACGGCTTCGCCGTCACCGCCCACGACGCCGGCCGCACCCTCTCGGTCCGATCGCACGACGCCGGCGAGGTGGTGGAGCTGCCGGTCGGCGACGCCGGCGTCCCCGTCGGCGAGTGTCCCGACCTCGACTGCGGCGCCGCGCTGGTCCGCGCCGGCGGCGACGTGGTCTGTCTCGGCTGCGACGAGGGGTACGGACTCCCGTCCGGCGCGACGGTCCACGACGACGACACCTGCGACGACTGCGGGCTCCCGCTGATGACCGTCGAGCGCGGCGAGTCGCTCCGACTGTGTATCGACTACGCGTGCGACTCGATGACCGACGCCGTCCGCGAGACGCTGGATCGTCGGTTCGACTGCCCGGACTGTGACCGGGACCTCCGCGTCCGGGAGCATCGCGGCCGGGCGTTCCTCGGGTGCGACGGCTATCCCGACTGCGAGACGGCGTTCTCGGTGCCCGCGGGCGTGTTCGCCGGCGAGTGTACCTGCGGGCTCCCGCGCTTCGAGACCGCGACGGGGGTGCGTTGTCTCGACGGCACCTGCGAACTGGACCGGCCTGCCGACCCGGACCACAACCCCTGA
- the endA gene encoding tRNA-intron lyase: MNATLDGDVVRARGDARQRFHDARGYGRADGPDVTLARVEAAHLLYRGDLESVSGMDFRAFFRDSVASEPGFAARFLVYADLRERGFYLAPAREGWPGTADGSDGEADRDGDADEDILVFERGEKPGGPVAHRVRVVGEREELVTADLVDRTLAVVDEESEVSYFACAAGGGFDGRTECDLPSDLDADLFDDRVVCWSPPTALYESAFYGQPVSGRDDADVDALQLSLLEAADLAARGAVDLDADAVIDCGREVEGERFDRRLAVYRELRDRGVVPKTGYKFGADFRTYDAVESVAELPHSECLVRVVTPDHRFHPRELALDVRLAGGVRKRMVFALAGDDSNDYLTVERLTP; this comes from the coding sequence ATGAACGCGACACTCGATGGCGACGTCGTCCGCGCGCGCGGCGACGCCCGCCAGCGCTTCCACGACGCCCGGGGGTACGGACGGGCCGACGGCCCGGACGTGACCCTCGCGCGCGTGGAGGCGGCGCACCTGCTGTACCGCGGCGACCTCGAGTCGGTGTCGGGGATGGACTTCCGGGCGTTCTTCCGCGACAGCGTCGCGAGCGAACCCGGGTTCGCCGCCCGGTTCCTCGTGTACGCCGACCTCCGCGAGCGGGGGTTCTACCTCGCGCCCGCCCGCGAGGGATGGCCGGGGACCGCGGACGGATCCGACGGGGAGGCGGACCGCGACGGCGATGCCGACGAGGACATCCTCGTGTTCGAGCGCGGCGAGAAGCCCGGCGGCCCGGTGGCTCACCGTGTCCGCGTCGTCGGCGAGCGCGAGGAACTGGTGACCGCCGACCTGGTCGATCGGACGCTCGCCGTCGTCGACGAGGAGAGCGAGGTGTCGTACTTCGCGTGCGCGGCCGGCGGGGGCTTCGACGGCCGAACCGAGTGCGACCTCCCCAGCGATCTGGACGCGGATCTGTTCGACGACCGCGTCGTCTGCTGGTCGCCGCCGACCGCGCTGTACGAGTCGGCGTTCTACGGCCAGCCCGTCTCCGGCCGCGACGACGCCGACGTGGACGCGCTGCAGCTGTCGCTTCTGGAGGCCGCGGACCTCGCGGCCCGCGGCGCCGTCGACCTCGACGCCGACGCGGTGATCGACTGCGGGCGTGAGGTCGAGGGCGAGCGGTTCGACCGTCGCCTCGCAGTGTACCGAGAGCTTCGCGATCGCGGGGTCGTCCCGAAGACGGGCTACAAGTTCGGCGCCGACTTCCGCACCTACGACGCGGTGGAGTCCGTGGCGGAGCTTCCTCACTCGGAGTGTCTCGTGCGGGTGGTGACGCCCGATCACCGCTTTCACCCGCGGGAGCTCGCGCTGGACGTGCGCCTCGCCGGCGGCGTGCGGAAGCGAATGGTTTTTGCGCTCGCCGGCGACGACTCGAACGACTACCTGACGGTCGAGCGACTCACCCCATGA